Proteins from a genomic interval of Lolium perenne isolate Kyuss_39 chromosome 1, Kyuss_2.0, whole genome shotgun sequence:
- the LOC127324047 gene encoding endo-1,3;1,4-beta-D-glucanase encodes MASPQCCANPPTLSPAAGEGKVVDSFGGIRAYVAGAQDSKAAVVLISDVYGFEAPILRNIADKVASSGYFVVVPDFLHGDPFVPGDADRPIKVWIKDHTPEKGFEEAKPVIAALKEQGVTSVGAAGYCWGAKVVAELAKANEIQAAVMLHPSFVTVDDIKEVKCPIAILGAETDVMSPPELVKQFEQVLSSSNAVAGCFVKIFPGVSHGWTVRYDSNDAVAVKNAEEALKDMTDWFNKNLK; translated from the exons ATGGCTAGCCCGCAGTGCTGCGCCAACCCGCCGACGCTCAGCCCCGCCGCCGGGGAGGGCAAGGTCGTCGACAGCTTCGGCGGGATCAGGGCCTACGTCGCCGGCGCCCAGGACTCCAAGGCCGCCGTCGTCCTCATCTCCGATGTCTACG GGTTTGAAGCGCCGATTCTGAG GAACATAGCCGATAAAGTTGCTTCGTCCGGATACTTTGTTGTGGTGCCAGATTTCTTACATGGGGATCCATTCGTACCTGGTGACGCTGACAGACCAATAAAAGTGTGGATCAAGGATCATACCCCG GAGAAGGGATTTGAAGAGGCAAAACCAGTTATTGCTGCTCTAAAGGAACAAGGAGTGACTTCCGTTGGGGCTGCAGGTTATTGCTGGGGTG CAAAGGTCGTTGCAGAGTTAGCGAAGGCTAATGAGATCCAGGCAGCTGTTATGTTGCACCCTTCTTTTGTTACTGTTGATGACATCAAAG AGGTGAAATGCCCTATCGCTATACTTGGAGCTGAAACTGATGTGATGTCGCCACCAGAACTGGTCAAGCAGTTTGAGCAGGTTCTATCGTCGTCTAACGCAGTG GCTGGTTGCTTTGTCAAGATTTTCCCGGGTGTTTCTCATGGATGGACTGTCAGATACGACAGCAATGACGCAGTTGCTGTGAAGAACGCCGAGGAAGCCCTGAAGGACATGACTGATTGGTTTAACAAAAACCTCAAATGA
- the LOC127324048 gene encoding endo-1,3;1,4-beta-D-glucanase: MASPQCCANPPSLNPAGGEGKVVDSFGGIKAYVAGAQESKAAVVLIADVFGFEAPILRKIADKVASSGYFVVVPDLLHGDPYVPEDADRTIQVWLKEHNPIKAFELAKPVIAALKEQGVSSVGAAGYCWGAKVVAELAKANEIQAAVMSHPSFVTVDDIKEVKCPIAVLGAEIDRTSPPELVKQFEQVLSSNSEIGSFVKIFPGVSHGWAVRYDSDDAAAVKNAEEALKDMTDWFNKNLK; encoded by the exons ATGGCTAGCCCGCAGTGCTGCGCGAACCCGCCATCGCTGAACCCTGCCGGCGGGGAGGGCAAGGTCGTCGACAGCTTCGGCGGGATCAAGGCCTACGTTGCCGGCGCCCAAGAGTCCAAGGCCGCCGTCGTCCTCATCGCCGATGTCTTCG GGTTTGAAGCGCCGATTCTGAG GAAGATAGCCGATAAAGTTGCTTCGTCCGGATACTTTGTCGTGGTGCCAGACTTGTTACATGGGGATCCATATGTACCTGAAGACGCTGATAGAACAATACAAGTGTGGCTAAAGGAGCATAACCCG ATCAAGGCATTTGAACTGGCAAAACCAGTTATTGCTGCTCTAAAGGAACAAGGAGTGTCTAGTGTTGGGGCTGCAGGTTATTGCTGGGGTG CAAAGGTTGTAGCAGAGTTAGCGAAAGCTAATGAGATCCAGGCAGCTGTTATGTCACATCCTTCTTTTGTTACCGTTGATGATATCAAAG AGGTTAAATGCCCCATCGCTGTACTTGGAGCTGAAATTGACAGAACGTCCCCACCAGAATTGGTCAAACAGTTCGAGCAGGTTCTATCCTCTAATTCAGAG ATTGGCTCCTTTGTTAAGATTTTTCCTGGGGTTTCCCATGGATGGGCTGTCAGATACGATAGCGATGACGCAGCTGCTGTGAAGAACGCCGAGGAAGCCCTGAAGGACATGACTGACTGGTTTAACAAGAACCTCAAGTGA